A stretch of Lathyrus oleraceus cultivar Zhongwan6 chromosome 6, CAAS_Psat_ZW6_1.0, whole genome shotgun sequence DNA encodes these proteins:
- the LOC127095375 gene encoding uncharacterized protein LOC127095375 — protein MEEYSCILRIPIKLQVPFHVSMEVLDSEHIVATLYLGKSVVDANLKTKGELYGFHLSFLLETLGTLAKEENWRNHKRRGELVWFCAPILYHWFRSHLPCKGAFVDKKEIFKWSKRLMGLTSKDLVWYNLRLDRIKKSKVLMSYGEFPNVPFMGIRGGINYNPVLSQRQLGYALKGPPEDRSIQESLFYNVTGDVEMMKKAAKAWNHISCKGKEFFGKKGCIAYPLYIDWIKDRVQTVLLPFLIEKPLYPQEPDHPDFVPREYFNKTLLLNMKLKQAKEELSMQVFRFRQEKMNLAYKLKERDEFLGEYGLVVDGRIKKKPKVDRVRGCTSTIVEKQRKAFEEVEKDIKQKHRDYESLKASKSKMKRKYKAKIKELEKQLQGLHGNFPPPPPPPYNDGGLHLIIGDILGNPNARGNAQIQQL, from the exons ATGGAAGAGTATTCATGCATTCTGAGGATTCCCATTAAGCTTCAAGTTCCTTTTCACGTGTCTATGGAGGTTCTCGATTCTGAACATATTGTTGCTACCCTTTATTTGGGAAAATCTGTGGTGGATGCTAATCTCAAAACAAAAGGAGAACTCtatggttttcatctgagttttcTTTTAGAGACTTTAGGTACTTTGGCTAAAGAAGAGAATTGGAG AAATCACAAGAGAAGAGGTGAATTAGTGTGGTTTTGTGCTCCTATTTTGTATCATTGGTTCCGAAGCCATCTCCCATGCAAAGGAGCGTTTGTAGATAAAAAGGAGATCTTTAAGTGGTCCAAGAGGTTAATGGGGCTTACTTCCAAGGATTTGGTGTGGTATAACTTAAGATTGGATAGGATAAAGAAATCTAAAGTGCTTATGAGTTATGGAGAGTTTCCTAATGTGCCATTCATGGGTATTAGGGGAGGTATAAACTATAATCCTGTGCTTTCTCAGAGACAATTGGGATATGCTTTGAAAGGACCTCCAGAGGATAGGAGCATACAAGAGTCTTTGTTCTATAATGTGACTGGTGATGTTGAGATGATGAAGAAAGCAGCTAAAGCCTGGAATCATATTTCGTGTAAAGGGAAAGAGTTTTTCGGCAAGAAAGGTTGTATTGCTTATCCTCTTTACATAGACTGGATCAAAGATAGGGTTCAGACTGTCTTGTTGCCTTTTTTGATAGAGAAGCCATTGTATCCTCAAGAGCCAGATCACCCTGATTTTGTGCCTAGAGAGTACTTCAATAAAACTTTGCTTTTGAACATGAAGTTGAAGCAGGCGAAAGAAGAACTGAGCATGCAAGTCTTTAGATTTAGGCAAGAAAAGATGAATTTGGCTTACAAGCTTAAAGAAAGAGATGAATTTCTTGGTGAATATGGTCTTGTTGTGGATGGAAGGATAAAAAAGAAGCCAAAAGTTGATAGAGTTAGAGGGTGTACTTCTACAATTGTTGAAAAACAAAGGAAAGCTTTTGAAGAAGTTGAAAAAGATATCAAGCAAAAGCACCGAGACTATGAATCCCTCAAAGCCTCCAAATCCAAGATGAAGAGAAAATATAAGGCCAAGATTAAGGAGTTGGAGAAGCAGCTTCAG